Part of the Strigops habroptila isolate Jane chromosome 22, bStrHab1.2.pri, whole genome shotgun sequence genome, GGCGGCGGCgagcagcggcggcggggccaTGCTGGGCCGCGGTACCGGGCACCGGCGGGGGCGGTGCTGcccgcgcggggcggggcgggacgCACTACCGGGGCGGGGCCGGCCGAGCACCGGGCGGGGGCCCTCCCCCCGCATCGGGCCATGGCACCGAGGGGCCGGGTGGGGGCGAACGGACGGCTCGAACCTACCCGCAGTATCCGCCCCCCCACACCAAGGACCCCGCATCCCCGGGCTCGTACCGCAGCTCACCGGGAACCTCCGTCACTGCGGTCCCCCCACCGGTCCAGAGCCTGTCCGCCTGCATGGGTCACACACCGCTGTGATCCCACCTCCCCAGGACCCCCCAATCTCTATACCCCTGTGATCCCACCTCCCAGGACCCCCCCAATCCCTATATCCTTGTGATCCCACCTCCCAGGACCCCCCCAATCCCTATATCCCTGTGATCCCACCTCCCAGGACCCCCCCAATCCCTATATCCCTGTGACCCCACCTCCCAGAACCCCCCAATCCCTATATCCCTGTGATCCCACCTCCCCAGGACCCCTCAATCCCTATATCCCTGTGATCCCACCTCCCCAGGACCCCGCAATCCCTATATCCCTGTGATCCCACCTCCTCAGGACCCCGCAATCCCTATATCCGTGTGATCCCACCTCCCAGGACCCCCCAATCCCTATATCCCTGTGATCCCACCTCCCCAGGACCCCCCAATCCCTATATCCCTGTGATCCCACctccccaggacccccccaatCCCTATATTCCTGTGATCCCCCctccccaggacccccccattCCCACACCCTGGAGTCACACATCCCTGCGATCCCCATTCCCTAGGATCCCACCTCCCCAAGCCCCTGCAGCCCCAAGGTCTCACGCCACTGTGATCCCCAAGCCCCCCACTCCCAGCGCTCCCATTCCCCTCCACCCCCTGGGGCTCTGGCTGCACCTCGGCCCCCTCCCCACCGCCCCAGGCCTGGAAGCTCATCCCAATGCACAGGGAAGGAGATAAAACACCCGCCCCCAAACCTCGGGGGGCTCCGTGTCGCCAGATGGAGACAACCGATGGCACCAGCAAACTGCGGCCCTTTTCCACTTCAAAGCCCTCCCCAAGCACCAGCCAATTAAGTAATTGACCAGCACAAATGCCCCACATGGGCCATTGCTCCTGCCAAGGCCAGGCCAGCTCAGGCACACGGTGTGGGGGCCAGacccctccccatccccacgtTCTTATTGGTCTTGGTTATTTATTCAAGACAATAGTATAAAAACTCCCGTTAGAAAGCTGTACAAATGGGGGTGCCCAAAGCACCCACCATGGGTGGTGCTGGCAGGGGGGGGTCCCCCTCCAGCACCGGGGAAGGTAAAAGGGGGGTGTGGGGTGAAGGATAGAGAAGGGGGATGGCTTGCACAGCCCCACTCCGCTGGCTGCTGTTGGGCATCTCACACACATCCAGGCTCCCAGCGCCGGGGACACCGAGGGACCACAGCCCCGTCGGCAGGACACGGTGGAGACCCCCCCACGGTGAGCTCCGGTCCAGGGGAACCAGCCCCCCGCTCCCCTCCAGTCcggggcagctccagccccaggtTCCTGCTCAGCCTCGACGTCCTGCGAGGGCCAGGGGGGCCCGAGGGCTTTGGCTGCTCAGCTTTGGCTTCGGGCCCTCCAGCCCTCTAATACTGACAAACCCTTTCTCCCCTCGCCCAGACGTGCGCAGGGCAGGCGGCCCCGGGGTGCACATAAGGACCACGGGGTTCCCCccctgcatcccagctccatccccgGCGGCCGCAGCCATGGTCCATCCGGGCCCGGCGCAGCGGTCACAGCCCCTGCGGCACCAGGAGGGGCACGAGGAGGCTGATGAAGGTGAAGGGGCTGGTGCTCCTCATCGCCGAGTTCTGCCCCACGCTCCTCAGCACGTGCGCAGCTGCATCATCTGTGCGATGGGGACAGAGGAGCTGTGAGCATCATCCCCGAGGGAGGTGCCGTGACCCACATCATCACCCCAAGCAGGGGCTGCCACCAGCTCCCCTGGGGACAGCAGTGgggcccagcacagccccatggcCACCCGGACACATCTCTCTGCCTTGCAGCCATCAACCTACCTGCCTGGATCCTCCCCTTCTGCGTAGAGGCAGGGACAGGCGGTGCCTGagctgcaaagcaaacacaggGTCAGGCTTGTGGCAGCCCCCAAGGACCTCCCCATGGCCAGGCTGCACCAGGGACTGTCCccccacagccaccagcactgTCCCGGTCCGTGCTCCGTGTGCCCACACCGGGGCTGGGAAAGGAGagtgggaatggggtgggatgCAGGGGCATCCGGGCAATACTCACTGCCTTTGCCAGCCACCATCACCTTCAGCTTCAGGCATGCTTCACCGTGGTGGTGAATGGGCTTGGCTGCAAGGGAGGAGGTGGGTTAGGGCCGGGGGGGGACCCAGCAGGATCCCCCCTACCCCGGCAGCCCCCTGGGCTCTCACAGATGTAGTAGTAGCTGTGCCCCTCCTTGAACTCCTTGCCCAGCGTGAAGGGGGTGAAGCGCTGGAACTTCTCGGAGAACTTCTCGGGGCCGTGCAGGGCGCTGGGCTTGTCGCATTCCCAACGGATCTGCTCCTTGGAGCGGGGCTTGCAGGCCTCGTACTCCTCGGGCTCCACCAGGTAGAGGGTGTAGCGCTCCATGGCACGGGGGTCCACGCTCCCCTCCTCGTAGTGCGGGCAGATGATGTCCAGGTAGTCGTTGAGGCGCACCTCCACAGTGTAGTCGCTCCACAGGaacctgcagcaggaggggtCAGCTCCATAGGGAGAGGTGCAGGAGCCCTTCCCATGCACCCCCAAAGCCCCCCCCCACTGATTTACAAGGCCAAGggacagcagagcagctctttcTAAGGGGCGAGCTTCGGTCTGCCCTTCCCTGGGCAGTCCCACAGTGCCCAGGCTGGCTTTGGGAGGAGGAGTCCCCCCCCATACCAGCACCCCCATTCCCAGCGCACCccgggagcagggaggggacctgccccagcactgctggagccaggaggcGGCGGCAGCGATACCCGTGGGGCAGCCGGCCCGGCTGCAGCgcctgctgctccccacaccTCACCCCGGGGGGGTGGCAGCCGGTCAGAGGCCTCGCTGGGGTCCCCTCTTAAAGCACATCCAACTCGGGGGGACACCCACTACCCCCCAAACCCTGCTCACCCCTGGGGGGAGGAATGGACACACACAGCCCTACAACAGGCTAGGGTCGGGGATGGGGTCACCCCACAACCCCGAGGCCGGGACCTGGGAGCAGCCGGGGCTTGGGGGGCGCCGATCCCggccttcccccccccccgcataTCCTGCCCAGGCGGCAGGAGCCGGGGCCAGCCCCGTGTTTGTCAACACGCTTCCCTGTGCCCCGGCGCCGGGGCTGGCGCCGCGCCACCGCCGCGGGGAAGGAAGAGGCCCCGCTCCCGCTCGGCCCTGGGAACGGAAAGGCCCCCCCGGTCCGCACCTgggccggccccgccgcctccccccgcACCGGGCTCGACCCGCACCTCCACCTTCCCCGGGCGGCCCGAAGCTccggccgcgccgcccgccccggaCAAAGGCCGCCGGGGAGCGCCCAGCCCCGGCAGGGAGCGGCGCCGTCCGCGCCCTCGGGGCCGCCGGTGGAGGtgcgcggcggggggggggtcccggtgcgGCGGCACTCACCGGGGGTTGGAGCTGTTCCAGAACACCGTGTGCCGCTCGGCCGCCGCCGCCCAGCACAGCCCGAGCCCCAGCAGGGCTAGGGTCAGCCACCGCCGCTCCATGCGCTCCGCGGGCCGCTCCGCCGGGCGGGCACCGCGCCCGGCCCCCGCCTTAAGtacggccccgccgccgccgccgccgcgcccgccccgcgccccgccccgcgcacCGGGCGAGACACAACAACAACACTACGGGCAGCGCGGGGGGGCCGCCCCGAGCGCCACCGGCACCGGGCACcgaacccccccccccccgccccatggCACCGACCGTGAGGGGGGGGCGGCATCACCCCCAGTGATGCGGGCGCGGGGGGGGTCACACCCCGCCGAGGCACCGGGGTGATGGGCGGCGGGGGGGTGAGGCCCCCGGGGGGTGATGGCCCCTCGAGACAGCCGCGAGTGGGGTCCGGGTGATGGGGGGACCCTCGGACATGTcgcccccccagccctccccgTGGGAACCCCTTTATCTGGGGTGCTGGACCGCAAGTGAGCGGGGTTGGGGGCTGCAGTGGCTGCTAAGGAGGTGCTGGAGGGCATGGGGGGGGACAGGGCAGCTCCCCCCATTCTTGCCCTTATCAGCTGCCTCTGCCCTCCCCGGGCAGCACTGGACAAACCCCCCCCACATCCCTTGCTGTTGTTTGCTCTATATCGTGACATCCCCCCATGGCCCCCGGTGCAGGGTGAGGGGCTGCAGCGCTTTGGGCAGCGCAGCCGCTTACTCTCCACCTCCATGTGCCCCCAACACGGATCCCTCCTTGCTCAGTCCTGCGGAGGGATGCTCCGTGTTGGGAAGTGATAACTCAGCCGCATTTGCAAAACAACTTTCCTCTTGTTTATGACATAATGATCCATTGATCGTGGGTAATGTTGCGTGCCCGCCGCCGCAGCCGTGCGAGCAGCGCTCCCCTGGCACCCGCAGGGGCTCGGGCAGGCGCCGGCACCGCGGCCCTAACCACAGAGCGCCTCTTGGCTCTGGCAGCCCAGAGCTCCCACGAGGCTGAGGTGTGGGGCTGGTGCCCCACATCCCACCCACACCCCCCACGTCCTCCCCATGTCCTGGCCTCTCTCCCACGGGAGCGGgacctgctgcttccctttcaTCCCGCCTCGCTGCGGCCAGGCCTGACATCATTCCCTGCGCCGCGATGACTATGCGAGGCCTCCAGCTCTCTGGAAGCTGGTGCTGCCGTGGCTTGTACAGGGGAGCACCTCCCGGGAACACCCCTGGGCCGCAGCCGGCCGGGATCACAGCACCGGAGCGCGGCACGTGCAAACCACAGGGACCGGCAAAGCCGGATGGatggtgctgggagctggtcAGCGCCAGGTCCCGGCATCGCCCCGGTGCTGCAGCCACCACGGCAGAGACAGGCCTGTGCTGGGTGTTTGTGGAAACCAAGACAAGGAGCAGCGATGGGGGAGCCACACTGGATCCATCCCCTGGGATGTGGTACCCAGCTGCGGGTAGGGCCACCAGCACACGGAGCCAGGGCTGGGAACCAGGTCCCAGCCTCACTGCCCTGCCTGGCCCATGGCAAGAGCGTGGCACCACATCGGCGGCTGCGCTGGGGAGGAAGGACAAGCTCATCTTCCCTGTTAGGGACAGCCCCAGCAATGAGGGGGCCCCAGTACCTCCCAGTGCTGCATCACTTGGGGCTCAACGGCGGGGGTCGAGCCATGGCAGGGACAGGATGAGTGTTGGGGTGGGCAGCAGCCCATATAGGGTGGGCAGAACCTCATATAGGGTGGGCAGGACCCCATATAGGGTGGGCAGAACCTCATATAGGGTGGGCAGAATCACATATAGGGTGAGCAGAACCCCATATAGGGTGGGCAGAACCCCATATAGGGTGGGCAGAACCTCATATAGGGTGGGCAGAATCATATATAGCATCGTCAGCAGCCCGTGCAGATTGGTGcccacccacagcagcaccatggGTGCCAGCAGTGCCGTACACGTGCCTGCGGTCACAGCCGCACTGCCCGGTGTGTGCCAGGCAGGGACCGCCCCCCAATGCCCGGAACGGGGCCAATGCTCTCAGTTCACACGACAAAGGTGAAGTCATTTCACACCATTCCCGACACCATCGGTGGCACAAGGCAGGAGGGGCCGGGCAGAGGCCGCTGAGCTCGTGACCAGGGGTTTATGGCTTCTCGTCCAGGAGTAAAGGCCGCGGTGACGTGTGGTGCTGGCTGCGTGCAGCCCGGCAGGTAGGCACGGCCCAACGCCAGAGCCGCGTCCCCGGGGCTGCCCGGCCACGCCAGGCCCTTTCGTTTGGCCGGAGAGCGGgatgctcccagccctgcctgggcacCACCGATGCCACCATGGGCTGATGCAAAGGGACGGTCCAGCTGTGCCCAGCGCCGTGCCCAGCCCTGTGTGGaagcccccccccagcaccgcAGGAGGCTCCTGGCTGGCCCATTGCCACGCTGCACCTTGCCTGAGGGCACGGAGCCCAGCGGCCGGTCCCCACTGAGCAGGAAACGTGCCATGCACACACCGGAGAGCGGTGCCAAGGTCGAGGCGAGAAGCGGGAGGGATGTCGCAAGCAGAGCTCACGGTGTCACACCGTGCCAGGGCGGCCATGGGTCCCCTGCTCCCCAACACGATGCACCCCAAAACGGCTTTGGGCTCCCCAAACCACCACACTGTGAGCTGCCGGCACAGCCCTGTGCCACGACAGGGGCTGTGCTGGTCCCCACAGCCGGGCTTGGTCCTTTGGTGATGCAGCCAGACCCTGCACCCATCGCCCCAGGGGCAGAGGCTGGTGACACCCATggatggggggtggggggtcTGCAGTGGGGCCAggcctgcaggagcagggagggggggacGTGGGGAGCCCGGCGCCTGCCGGCAGCACCCAGGACCCGTCTGACGGGTTCTCCGGCTCTTCCCGCACCGGGACAAGCCTGGGCCGGCGGGACACGGAGCCACCGCCCAGCAGCGCcgctgccgggggggggggagaggcCGCCCCAGCGCCATGGTGAGGGGAGCCCCCCATGTCCCACCTTGCCTTATGGGGCACCGGGCCCCCCCAGCCCAGTGGGCTGCTCCCCGGCACTGCTGGGGCCATGGGGCGCTGGCCGCAGGGCTGGGTGCaccccactgctcccagtgACACCCCCTTCGGTGTGAGCCCAGCCCCAGGGAACCCTCTCCCCTCACAGCCCCTTCCCTCTGGTGCTGGAGACACTGGGGGGGTTTAggggtgtccccatgtcccagaGCCATTGCACAGCATGTGCCACGTGCCCCCAGCAGAgccagaggtgctggggggggacaaTGTGGGGAGTCCCATGGGGCTCCCGGGCACATTGAGGTGCCGGCCTATGGCCACTCGCCCCGTGCAGCCGGTGAGGATGGTGAAGAGGTGATGAAGACTCTCCTGCACCCATTTCTCCCCAGCCATCGCTCCCCAGGGGCCCGTGCCCAGTGTCCTGCCCATGGCCACACACTGCCCTTACCTGCAGGCTGTGTCCATGCTTCCatctgcaggcagcacccatTCCCGGCTGGATGCTCCGTACCTCAGGGGCAATGTGGTGCCCCCCATGTGCCAGAGGCACTGAGCCCATGGTGATGGCACCCGCTCCCGTGTGCCACGACGTGACagggggtggtttttttatccttttattagGTTTTGTAATAGACTAAGAGCAGAATATGAAAATCACCAGCCAAAGCACTTGAAAAAAAGGTTCagactgtttgttttttttgttctgtttcgGTTTCTTTTGTCCCCAAAAAGTGTCTGTGCGTTTGCATAGGTCGGGTCTTCACGGAAGACGAGGAAAATCCAACACGTTCGACTATGTACAAGCCAGCCTGGGGCCAGCGCCGCTGCCTATGGTACAGTGTAGATATATCTCTATAGTCGCTCTCTGTACAGTATGTATAGACTCTATATAGGTATGTACAGGCTGCCCGGCCGCGGGGGCCCCGGCCCTGGGCACCAGCAGGACGGTGTCGGTGGCCGGTGCAGCACCGAGCCACATCCCTGCAGATGCGGCCGCATCCATCAGGAAGGGTGGAAGCGCCAGCCGGGATCGGCCCCTGCCCCACGGGCGGCTCTGTGGGCAGGGGGCGGTGGTGCGGAGGGGACGGGGGTCCCGGGGGTCCCCGCTGGCTCTCAGCAGGCTGGGGGGCCCCCGTTGTCACCGGGAGCTAGGAGGCCAGCAGCGTCATGAGGAAGAGAGCGGCGGCCACGGCCAAGGGCAAGTGTTCCCGCTTGGGGCTGGTGCCGCTGATGCTCTTCTCCAGCTTGGGCATCTCCGGGTTGAAGTTGTctgtggggaaggaagaagagcaaCAAGAGGGTGAGAGTGGCATTGGGGCGGCCCCAAACCCCTCACCCCATGGCTGGGGCGGCCCCACGGGTGGCGGTGGCaaggggggggacacacacacacacggcgCGGTGGGGCCGGGGGCTCTGCTGGACTCACCCAGGTCCTCGATCTTCACCTCGGGCCGCAGGGTGAACTGCGGCAGGGTGGGCACCGGCTTCTCCCCGGCGTGCGACGCTGCAAGAaggagacagggatggggacggggactgggatggggacggggatggggacCATGCTCCCGGCCGCCTTGTGCCACAGCGCCCCCCGGGGGGGAGCCACcgccccccgcagcccccgggCACTTACTGGAGGCGCAGCACACGAACACCTTCATCTTGAGGCAGGCGCGGCGGTGGTTGTGCGTCGGGGTGGCTGCAAGGACAGAGCGGGCTGGGGGGGCTCCGCCGCGGGCGGCCCCAGCCCCGGGCAcccgcggggggggggcgctGGGATGGGGTATGGGGGGGGCTGGCCCTGCCTGAGGTGAGCCCTGGGCTggggggcaggcagcagcttcaTCCAGCACCCCCTGGAGTTAAACCTGCAGCAGCGCCCTGCACCCCCAACACCCCCATCCTGCACCAGCACCCCCCAACCCACCCATCGTGCACCAGCACCCCCTGAAACCCCAATCCTGCACCAGCACCACCCAACACCCCAATTCTGCACTAgcacccccaaaacctccccaTCCTGCACCAGCACCCCTCAGCACCCCAATTCTGCATTAGCACAAGCCAGCACCCCAATCCTACACCAGCACTCCCCAACACCCCCATCCTACATCAGCACCCCTCAGCATCCTCATCCTGCACCAGCACCCtacagcaccccacagcaccccaatTCTGCACCAGCACACCTCAGTACCCCAATTCTGCTCCCCCACACCCTCATCTCTCCCCATGCCCCATCTCACCGCTGCATCACGACCCCCCCGCACACCCCCCAACTCTCCCCACACCCCCATCCCTGAGCCCGAGGCACCCACTCCAGGGGTACCGGTGGGGGGTTTGGCGTGGGGGGTcctggctgggatggggatgcagaAGGGCCcatgtgggtgctggggggttgctggggtgggggggataCGTA contains:
- the EFNA1 gene encoding ephrin-A1, with the protein product MERRWLTLALLGLGLCWAAAAERHTVFWNSSNPRFLWSDYTVEVRLNDYLDIICPHYEEGSVDPRAMERYTLYLVEPEEYEACKPRSKEQIRWECDKPSALHGPEKFSEKFQRFTPFTLGKEFKEGHSYYYISKPIHHHGEACLKLKVMVAGKGTQAPPVPASTQKGRIQADDAAAHVLRSVGQNSAMRSTSPFTFISLLVPLLVPQGL